From the Salipiger sp. CCB-MM3 genome, the window TAGGTCTCACGCAGCCGCCCGCCCTCAAAGGCCGGGTCGATGATCCGCCGCTGGCGCTGCCACGTCTCGCCGTTGGTCAGGAAGACCGAATTTCCCAGCAGCGGCCGCAGCCCCTCGGCGATCCGTCCCGACTTGGGAAACTCCATCGGCCGGTCCTTCAGAACCGTTTTCACCAGATCCGGCTGGTTCACGAGATAAGACCGAAAGAAGGGCGTGCGAAACTCGGCCATCCACGCCCGATAAAGCCGCGCGGGCTGGGCCGACAGCAGATCGGCCCGAAAGAGCCGCAGGTAGCGCAGCAGCGAGACCCTGTCGGGCCGCGATTTCGGCTTCGGCGGGATCATGCGGCGCGCGCTGATGAACTTGTGGGCGCGGTCGAGGTGAAGCGGTTCACCGGCGCCTCCAGCCGACTTGCCGAGGGCGGGCGCTGCGCATAGCGCGTGGCCAGCGTCAGCGGCCCGGCGGTGATGCGGAAATAGTCATAGTCGAGCGGCCTGTCGAAGGCGCAGAGATACTGGAAATGCAGCCGGAAGAAGCGCCAGCGCAGCTCTTTCCAGCGCGCGGGGCTGAGCGAGCGGGTGAATTGCGCCGAGAACACCAAGGGCCAGCGCTTGCCCTCGGGCGCCACGCCCGACACCGCCACCGGATCGCAAAGCGCAAAGGCGCAGCCATCGCCGGGCGCGGTCACATCCACCCAAGTCAGTTCGCCGCGCTGCGACAGATAGGCAAGATCAGCGCGCAGCCGCCATGCCTCGGGCAAGAAAGACACCATGGGCACCACCTGGCCAAGGCTGAGAAATCCCAGCCGAGGCCCCTGCTCCGGCACTTTGCCCGACCGGATGAGATCGGCGAGGATCGACACCGCCAGATGCGCGCCGGAGCTGTGCCCGACCACCAGCACCTCATCCACCTCTTCGCGCAGCGCCGCGGCGATGATCTCGCCGAACAGCGACAGCCGCGCTTCCAACTCGGGCGGATTAGCACCACGGTGACGGGCGGAATAGGCGTAATCATGCATGAGGTAATAGGCGAAGAACTTGCCGTCCTTGGCCTGAAACCAGCGCAGCAGCGCCCAGCCGAGCCCCAGCCCTGCCGCAGCGCCAATGATCCGCGCGACGAGCCCCAGCAGCGGTTCCGCCAGCGTCGCCAGCGCGTAGACACCCCACGCCAGCAGCGCCGCGAGCAGCAGTTGCAGTAGCAGCATCCCCACCGGGTAAAGCGCCGCAATGACCGGTCCTTTGCGCAGCCGCATCAGCCGAAAGAGCGCGCCGGTGGAGATATACACCCAAGCCGTCCGCAGCAGCTGCAGGTAAGTGGCGGGAATGGAGTTGGACATGCTGGAGCGCACAATTTCGGACCAGACCAGCACCTCGATCTCTGCCGACACCTGCGCGCCGTCCATCTCGGCCGCCACCTGCCAGCCATAGGGGCTGCCGGGCACCGCGCTCTTGGGTTTGGGTTTCAGCGTCAGCGCATAGCCCGAGATCGCCGCCTGCGCGGCGCCCTCCTTGCGGTAGAGCTCACGGTAGCGGCGCGGATGGATCGGATCATAGCCGGGGATGTAGAACACCCGCCTGCGCCGCACCTCTGGCTGCCCGTCACTCATACCCCTGCCCTCACTGCTCTTTGGACGATGCCTTTAGCAGCCCGCGAGGGCAAGAGTGAGGCAGTGGCAAGGCAGGCTTTAATCTTTCCCCAAATACTCATCCCGCCCGCAGTAGCAGAGCCTCCGGCGGGAGTATTTTCCGAAAGATGAAAGTGTCAGCCGAGCTGCCCCAGCGCCGGGAAGGTTTCCAGCAGCCAGAACGAGAAGGCCGAGAAGGCCCCGGTCAGCAGCGCCAGACCGACGGCGATGAGCAGGACGCCCATGATCCGCTCGATGGTCTTCATATGGCGCTTCATGCGGTTCATCAGCCCCATGGCGCGGCTCAGGAACATCGCCGCCAGCAGGAACGGCAGCCCAAGGCCAAGCGCGTAAACTCCCAAGAGCAGCGTGCCGCGCGCCACCGAGCTTTCGGTTGCCGCCAGCGACAGGATCGCGCCAAGCTGCGGGCCGATGCAGGGCGTCCAGCCGAAGGCGAAGGCGAGCCCCAGCAGATAGGCGCCGAAGGCCGAACCGCCCGCCTCACCGGTGTCGAGACGCGCCTCGCGGTCGAGGAAGGGAATGCGGAAGACATGCAGGAAATGCAGCCCGAAGACGATCACCACGACGCCGGAGATACGCGCCAGAAGCAGTTGGTTCTGCAAAAAGAACGTGCCCAGCCAAGACGCGGTGAACCCCAGCAGGATGAACACCGTCGACAGACCGAGCACAAAGAAGAGCGCCGCGATGAAGGCGCGCCAGCGGGCGCTGCCACCGGCCTGCATCTCCTGCAGGCTCACGCCCGACATGAAGGCCAGATAGGGCGGCACAATGGGCAGCACGCAGGGGCTGAGAAACGAAATCACGCCCCCGAAAAGCGCCACGAGCATGGCGGGGAGCAGGCTTGCGTCGATGATCTCGATTCCGAACATGCCACCCGAATAGGCGATCGCGCTTGCCGCGTCATCAGACAGCTTGTCACGTCTGCGTTGCCGCAGGTCCTCTGATGTTACAGAGCCACGGCTTCACGCGCGGCGCGAATGAACAAAAACGCCCCGGCGCGAGCACCGGGGCGTTCTTATCTCTGTCCTGCGGGTCTAGCTTGCGCTGCGGCGTCGCCTCAGCGGCTCCACCATCCGCGACGCTTGGGCTTCGGAGCCTCTTCCTGAACCGGCTCTGCCGAGACAGGCTCGGGTTCCGGCGCGGGCTCAGGCTGAGGCTCGGGCTCAGCGGGCGTTTCCGCAACCGGCACCTCTTCGGCGGGTGCTTCAGGCGCAGCCTCGGCCTGCGGCTCGACCGGAGCTTCGGCGACGGGCGCCTCGCTTACCGGCTCGGGCGCCGCTTCGACCTCGGTCACCACCGGCTCTTCGCTCACCGCAGGTGCCGCCTCTTCCGCAGCGGCTTCGGGCGCAGGCGCGGCAGCAGCTTCAACAGCAGCTTCCGCCGGTGCCTCGGCTGCCGGTGCCTCAGTCGGTGCCTCCGTCGCTTCGGGCTCGGCCTTCTTGCGGCTGCGCGAGCGGCGGGTGCGCTTGGGCTTCTCGGCGGGCGCCTCTTCGGCAGCAGGCGCCTCAGTGGAAGCCTCGCTGGAGGCCTCGGTGGAGCCTGCCTCTGCCGGCGCCACCTCGGTCGCAGCTTCCGCCGTTCCGGTCACCGTTTCAGCAGCGGCAGCTTCGGAGACTTCGGTCGGAGTGGCGTCATTGCCCTCGCCGTTGCCCTCACCATTCTCGCCGTTCTGCGCGTCCTTGTTCTTCGAACGCGAGCGGCGGCGGCGGCGGCGGCGCTTCTTCGGCTTGCCGTCACCGTCTTCGGATCCGTTGCCGTTCTCGCCGTTGCCGTCACTGGAAGAGTTGTCTTCAGCCTGATCTTCAGCCTGAGTTTCGAGCTGATCCTCGTCCTCGTCTTCTTCGGCGGCCACGTCTTCGTCGACCTGATCCATCAGCGAGGCGTTGGCCGAGACCACCGGCGCGACCACTTCGGGCACGTTGCGGGTGGCGGTCTTGAACTTCTCCATGGTGAAGTCGGGGCTGACGAGGTGCAGATCGCCCTCGATGCGCACGGCCATGCCGTAGCGCGCCTCGATCTGGGCCACATGCTCGCGCTTCTGGTTCATCAGGTAGTTGGCGATGCCCACCGGGCATTTCACCAGCACCTCACGCGAGCGGCGGCGCACGCCCTCTTCCTCGACCTGACGCAGGATGTTCAGCGCCATATTGTCATCCGAGCGGATAAGGCCGGTGCCGTGGCAGGCCGCGCAGGGCTGCGTGGTGGCCTCGATCATGCCCGGGCGCAGACGCTGGCGCGACATCTCCAGCAGGCCGAAGCCCGAGATGCGGCCAACCTGAATGCGCGCACGATCGGTCTTGAGCTTGTCTTTCAGCTTCTTCTCGACGGCGGCGTTGTTCTTGCGCTCTTCCATGTCGATGAAGTCGATGACGATCAGACCCGCGAGGTCGCGCAGACGCAGCTGACGCGCCACTTCTTCGGCGGCCTCTAGGTTGGTCTTGAGCGCCGTCTCTTCGATCGATCCTTCCTTGGTGGCCCGGCCCGAGTTCACGTCGATCGCCACCAGCGCCTCGGTCACACCGATCACGATGTAGCCGCCGGATTTCAGCTGGACCGTCGGGTTGAACATGCCCGCGAGGTAGCTTTCGACCTGATAGCGCGCGAAGAGCGGCATCGGGTCGAGGTAGTGTTTCACGTTCTTCGCGTGGGACGGCATGATCATCTTCATGAAGTCCTTGGCGATGCGGTAGCCGCGCTCGCCTTCCACGTGAACTTCGTCGATCTCGCGGTTGTAGAGGTCGCGGATCGAGCGCTTGATGAGGTCGCCCTCTTCGTAAATCTTCGCCGGGGCAACCGACTTCAGCGTCAGTTCGCGGATCTGCTCCCAGAGGCGCTGCAGGTATTCATAGTCGCGCTTGATCTCGGTCTTGGTGCGCTTGGCACCCGCGGTGCGGATGATCAGACCGGCGCCCTTGGGCACGTCGATGGTCTGCGCGATCTCCTTGAGCTTCGAGCGGTCGGCGGCATTGGTGATCTTGCGCGAGATGCCGCCGCCACGGGCGGTATTCGGCATCAGAACGCAATAGCGGCCCGCAAGCGACAGATAGGTGGTGAGCGCCGCGCCCTTGTTGCCGCGCTCCTCCTTGACGACCTGCACCAGAAGGATCTGGCGGACTTTGATGACTTCTTGGATCTTGTACTTGCGCGGACGCGGCTTGCGCGCCGGGCGGATGTCTTCCTCGGTGTCGTCGTCAGCGACCGACTCGATGCTGTCATCGGCTTTCGAAGAGCCAACGTGATCGTCGTCATGATCCTCGTCGTCGTCTTCGACCGGCGCCTTGGCTTCGGTCTCGGGCGCGCCTGCATCCGTCTCCGGGGTGCCCACCACCTCGGCCTCTGCCGCGGCGGTGTCCGCTTCAGTGCTGTCGTTGGGGCCATCGTTGGGCTCTTCGACCGGGGTCTCGGCCACGGTCTCCATCGGCGACAGGCCTTCGCCCTCGCCCGGCTCGACGGTGTCGTCGCCGAGGTCAATGGTCTCCATACCCGATATGCCGGTCGACACTTCGGACACTTCGCTGGTCACCGTCTTGTCGTCGGTGCTGGCCTTCTCGGCCTTGCTGCGCGAGCGCGAACGACGGGTGCGCGAGCGCGAGGATTTCGAGCGCGACTTTTCCTTGTCGTCGTCATCGTCCTCGGCGGCGAGTGCAGCCTCTTCCTCCATCAGCGCCTGACGGTCGGCGACGGGGATCTGGTAATAATCGGGGTGGATCTCGGAAAACGCGAGGAACCCGTGGCGGTTGCCGCCGTAGTCCACGAAAGCGGCCTGAAGCGACGGCTCGACCCGCGTGACTTTCGCGAGATAGATATTGCCTGCTAGTTGGCGCTTGTTTTCCGATTCAAAGTCGAATTCCTCGACCTTGTTTCCGTCGACCACCACAACGCGGGTCTCTTCCGCGTGGGTGGCATCGATGAGCATTTTCTTTGCCATGTTTTCCGTATGCACGGCACATGCGCCAAGGGCCCGGGCGGAGCCGGGCTGCGTGGTGATGTGGCGTGGCTTGTCTGGGCGCTGAGCGGCGCGCAGGCACGGGAAGACAATCTGTCTTCGCCCGGGTGCCTCACTTGCGTCGCGCGCGTCATCGCGTTTCTTCTCCGACACCCTCGCCGCGGATCGCGCCTTGGTGCCTTGTTGCGGCCCGGAGCGTTGGATGTCCGGACGGTGTACTCGGCCTTGCGGCCTGATCGGTCTGCCCGGGGTCCCTGTACGGACGGCTCCGGAGCAGCGAAACTCTTTGGCTTTTCACGAAACTGCAGCGCGGCTATCGGCTGTGGATAACCATGTGCGAAACGCAATTGCCTAACAGGTAGCATAGGGGCATCGCAGCCCCAATGACAATATCCAATATGACGCGCGCATGAATTCCCCGTCCCATTGCCCGATGGCTGCACAAAGCCCGCCAGACGTCCCCTCTCCCGGCTTTCATTGTTCCCCAAATACGCAGCGACACGCCGCGCCCTCCGCTCGAGTCTCATCGCTCCCTTCGCCGCGCGCCCACCTCAATTTGGTATACCATTTATATTGACCTTGCGTCGCGCAGGGTATTCAACTCGTCCGGGTGGCCCGGGCACGCAGGCTCGCGCCAAGACGAGGAGGACATGATGACAGGAAGAAACAGGCTCAAGGCGCGGCTCAAGGCCGGCGAGACGGTGACCGCCGCGTGGTTCGAGCTGGGCTCGCCAGAGGTGGCCGAACTGCTGGTCTACAGCGGCTGGGACGTGCTGGTGATCGACTGCGAACACGGCAGCGCCGGGCTTGAGGCGGGGCTGAACCTGCTGCGCGCGGTGGAAGGGGCTGGCGGCGAGGCGGTGATCCGCGTGCCTGACTCTTCGGAGGCGACGCTGAAACGGGCGCTCGACCGCGGCGCGCGCTCGATCATGGTGCCGATGGTGCATACCGCCAAGATGGCGCGCGAGATCGCTTCTTTCTGCCTCTACGCGCCGCGCGGCCGCCGCGGCTATGCCGCGCCCATCGTGCGCGCCACCAATTGGGGCAACCTGCCCGGCTATGCCGCCACCGCGCACGAAGAACTGCTGATCATGGCGCAGGTCGAACATGTGGAGACGGTGGCCGAGGTTGAAGAGATCGCCGGGATCGAGGGCATCGACATGGCCTTCGTCGGCCCCAATGATTTCGCCGCCTCGATGAACCACCTCGAGGACATGGATCACCCTGACGTGCGTGCCAAGATCGAAGAGGTCGAGCGCAGCGCGACCGCGAGTGGACTGATGCTGGGCACGATCACCGGCGTCGCCGGTCCGGGGCGCAGCTATTCGGAACTGCGCGACGCGGGCTATGGCTTCATCGTTGGCCCCAATGACGTTGGCTTGCTGGCCGGGGCCGCCCGCGCCGCGAAGGCGCAGGCCGCCAAAGAGCTGGGCGAGGAGACCGGTGAGGCCGCCCCGCTGCCGTCTTACTGATCAGTCGAAGGCCTTCAGGCGCTTGATCAGGGCGGAGGTGTCCCAACGGCCGCCGCCCATCGCCTGAACGTCCTTGTAGAACTGGTCCACAAGCGCCGTCACCGGCAGCGAGGCGCCGATCTCGTCGCCGGTGGCAAGGCAGATGCCAAGGTCCTTGCGCATCCAGTCCACCGCGAAGCCATGGTCGAACTTGTCGTCCAGCATGGTCTCGAAGCGGTTCACCATCTGCCACGATCCGGCTGCGCCGCCGCCGATCACCTCGACCACCTCGCGCCCGTCAATGCCCGCCTTTTCGGCAAAGGCCAGACCTTCCGACAGGCCCTGCACCAGCCCGGCGATGCAGATCTGGTTGACCATCTTGCACAGCTGCCCCGCGCCGCTCTCGCCAAGGCGCTTGCAGAGCTTGGCATAGGCGTCGATCACCGGCGCTGCGGCGTCGTAATTCGCCTGCTCGCCGCCGCACATCACCACCAGCTGGCCATTCTCGGCCCCCGCCTGCCCGCCAGAGACCGGCGCGTCGATAAAACCAAGGCCCTTTTCCGCGGCGATCGCCGACAGCTCGGTGGTCACCATCGAGGACACGGTGGTGTGATCGACAAAGATCGCCCCCGGTTTCATGCCTGCAAAGGCGCCCTCCTCGCCGGTGCAGACGGCGCGCAGATCATCGTCATTGCCGACGCAGGCCATGATGAAATCGGCGCCTTCTGCCGCCTCGCGCGGCGTCGCGGCGCTGGCGCCCCCGAACTCCGCCACCCATTTTTCGGCCTTTGCTGCGGTGCGATTGTAGACCGTCACCTCGTGCCCGGCCTTGGTCATATGCCCGGCCATCGGATAGCCCATCACACCCAGACCCAGGAATGCGCATTTCGCCATGGATCAACCTCCTGTTACGATTGTCGTTGCGGGAGTTGTCGCGCCTCACCCAGCCCTTGGCAAGGGGGCGGGTCTTGGGTAAGCCCGTCGAAAGCCGAAAGACGCGGGACAGATCATGGCACTTATCTTCCGATGGCTCCTCAGGCTCGTCAGCACGGCGATCCTGTTGGCGGTGATTGCCGTGGCGCTGGTCTATTACCTCGCCTCGCGCTCGCTGCCCGAGTACGACAAGACGCTTGCCGTCTCCGGCACCACCGGGGATGTCGAGATCGTGCGCGACAACGCGGGCGTGCCGCATATCTTTGCCCCCGTGGATCGCGACGTCTACTTCGGCCTCGGCTATGCCCACGCGCAGGACCGGCTGTGGCAGATGATGATGCTGCGCCGCACCGCGCAGGGCCGCCTGTCCGAGCTTTTCGGCCGCCGCACGGTCGAGACCGACACGCTGATGCGCCGGCTCGACCTCTACACCCACGCCATGCGCTCGGTCGAGGCGCAGGACCCCGAGACGCGCGACGCGCTCGAAGCCTATGCCGCCGGGGTCAATGCGCGCGTGCAAGAGATCAACTCGGAAAGCCTCGGTCGCGGCGCGCCGGAGTTCTTCCTGTTCAATGCCCCGATCGCGCCGTGGCAACCGGCGGATTCGCTGGCGGTGATCAAGCTGATGGCGCTGCAACTCTCGGGCCAGTTCCGAGATGAGATCCTGCGCGCCCGCACCTCGCTGGCCCTGCCCGATCCCGAGATGATCCGCGATATTCTGCCCGACATCCCCGGCCCCGGCATCGCCGAGCTGCCCGCCTATGCCGCGCTCTTTCCCGGCAAGGGCCTGCCGCAATATGCCAGCGCGTCGCGCCCGCGCCCGGCGATGATGCCGGTGGCCGAGCCCGGCCTTGCCGGGGCCTCCAACGCATGGGCCGCCGCGCCGGATCGCTCTGCCGGTGGCGGCACGCTGCTGGCCAATGATCCGCATCTTGGCTTCACCGCGCCCTCGACGTGGTATCTCGCGCGGATGCAACTGTCATCCGGCGACGTCATCGGTGCCACCATTCCCGGCGTTCCGGCGATCATGCTGGGCCGGTCCGAGCATGTGGCTTGGGGGCTCACCTCGTCCTATCTCGACGATCAGGACCTGCATATCGAAGAGCTCGACCCCGAGAACCCCGAGCGCTACCGCACGCCCAGAGGCTTCAAGACATTCAGCACCCGCCGCTCGATCGTCAATATCAAGGACGAGGCGCCGGTCACCCTTACCCTGCGCTGGACCGACAACGGCCCGGTGCTGCCGCGCACCGCCTTCGATCTCGACCAGATCACCCCGCGCGGCGATGTGGTCTCGCTCAGCTGGACCGCGCTCAGCGACGACGACAGCTCGATGAGCGCCGCGATGGGCCTGATGCGCGCGCAGGATGTGGATGAGGCGCTGACCGCCAGCGAAGATTTCGTCGCCCCCTCGCAGATGCTGACGCTGATCGATGACGAGCATATCGCCATGAAGCTGATCGGTGCCATGCCCAAGCGAGATGCGACCCATCAGACCGAGGGCCGCATGCCCAGCCCCGGCTGGATCGAGGCGAACCGCTGGCAGGGGATGTTCCCGCCCTCCGAAAACCCCGTCTTCAAGGACCCCAAGGGCGGCATCCTCGGCAATACCAACAATAAGATCATCGACCGGCCCTTCCCCGAGCATGTCACCTTCGACTGGGGCGACAGCCAGCGGGTGATGCGCTGGCAGGCGCTGATGCAGGGCCGCGAGGTGCACACCCGCGACAGCTTTATCGAGGCGCAGCTCGACACCGTTTCGCCCGCCGCGCGCACCCTGCTGCCGCTGATCGGGCGCGATCTGTGGTTCACCGGCGAGGCCGCGCCCGAGGGCACCCCGCTGCGCCAGCGCGAGCGCGCGCTCGACCTGCTGGCCAATTGGAACGGCGAGATGAACGAGCATCTGCCCGAGCCGCTGATCTACGCCGCATGGCTGCGCGCCCTGCAGGACCGGCTGATCCGCGACGAGATCGGCCCGCTGGCGGATGAGTACACCCACGTCGACCCGCTGTTCATCGAGCGCGTGTTCCGCGACATCGACGGCGCGGGAAAATGGTGCGACGTGCTGCGCTCGGCCCCGGTCGAGACCTGCACCGACATCGCGCGCATGGCGCTCGACGACGCGCTGGTGTGGATCGGTGAGCGCTATGGCACGCAGCTCGAAAGCCTGCGCTGGGGCGATGCGCACCAAGCCACGCATAAGCACAGCGTGCTGGGCGATGTGCCGCTGCTGAATTACTTCGTGAACATCCGCCAGACCACCTCGGGCGGCGACTTCACCCTGCAGCGCGGCGTCACCGCGGGCGACGGCCCGGATCCTTTCGCCAACGTGCATGGCGCCACCTATCGCGGCGTCTATGATTTCGCCGATCCCGACAGTTCGGTCTTCATCATCGCCACCGGCGAGTCGGGGCACCTGCTGTCGCGCCACTACGACGATATGGGCACGCTCTGGCGGCGCGGCGAATATATCCCGATGTCGCTCGACGAGGATCTGGCCCGCGCGGCTTCGGTCGGGATCACGCATCTGGTCAAACCATGACGGCTGGCAGCCGCCTCAGCCGCGCCGAGGCGCAGGCGCTCGCCCGCGACGCGCTGGCCGAGCAGCATCCGGAGCGCGCCTTTGGGCTGGGCTGCCTGAAGAACATCGACCGCCCGATGCGCGCGCAGGTGTTTTGCGCCGCCCATCCGGACGCGCATCTGGTGGTGAAGGTCTACGCCCCCGCAGAGGCCGACAAGGCCCGCGCGCAGGCCGAGCGGCAACGCGCGGTCGCGGCGCAGCTGCAGGCCGGACCGTGGCGCGCACCGGAGGTGCTGTTCTTTGACGAGGCGCGGCTGGTTCTGGGCATGAGCTACGCCCCCG encodes:
- a CDS encoding cytochrome c biogenesis CcdA family protein is translated as MFGIEIIDASLLPAMLVALFGGVISFLSPCVLPIVPPYLAFMSGVSLQEMQAGGSARWRAFIAALFFVLGLSTVFILLGFTASWLGTFFLQNQLLLARISGVVVIVFGLHFLHVFRIPFLDREARLDTGEAGGSAFGAYLLGLAFAFGWTPCIGPQLGAILSLAATESSVARGTLLLGVYALGLGLPFLLAAMFLSRAMGLMNRMKRHMKTIERIMGVLLIAVGLALLTGAFSAFSFWLLETFPALGQLG
- a CDS encoding Rne/Rng family ribonuclease, with the protein product MAKKMLIDATHAEETRVVVVDGNKVEEFDFESENKRQLAGNIYLAKVTRVEPSLQAAFVDYGGNRHGFLAFSEIHPDYYQIPVADRQALMEEEAALAAEDDDDDKEKSRSKSSRSRTRRSRSRSKAEKASTDDKTVTSEVSEVSTGISGMETIDLGDDTVEPGEGEGLSPMETVAETPVEEPNDGPNDSTEADTAAAEAEVVGTPETDAGAPETEAKAPVEDDDEDHDDDHVGSSKADDSIESVADDDTEEDIRPARKPRPRKYKIQEVIKVRQILLVQVVKEERGNKGAALTTYLSLAGRYCVLMPNTARGGGISRKITNAADRSKLKEIAQTIDVPKGAGLIIRTAGAKRTKTEIKRDYEYLQRLWEQIRELTLKSVAPAKIYEEGDLIKRSIRDLYNREIDEVHVEGERGYRIAKDFMKMIMPSHAKNVKHYLDPMPLFARYQVESYLAGMFNPTVQLKSGGYIVIGVTEALVAIDVNSGRATKEGSIEETALKTNLEAAEEVARQLRLRDLAGLIVIDFIDMEERKNNAAVEKKLKDKLKTDRARIQVGRISGFGLLEMSRQRLRPGMIEATTQPCAACHGTGLIRSDDNMALNILRQVEEEGVRRRSREVLVKCPVGIANYLMNQKREHVAQIEARYGMAVRIEGDLHLVSPDFTMEKFKTATRNVPEVVAPVVSANASLMDQVDEDVAAEEDEDEDQLETQAEDQAEDNSSSDGNGENGNGSEDGDGKPKKRRRRRRRSRSKNKDAQNGENGEGNGEGNDATPTEVSEAAAAETVTGTAEAATEVAPAEAGSTEASSEASTEAPAAEEAPAEKPKRTRRSRSRKKAEPEATEAPTEAPAAEAPAEAAVEAAAAPAPEAAAEEAAPAVSEEPVVTEVEAAPEPVSEAPVAEAPVEPQAEAAPEAPAEEVPVAETPAEPEPQPEPAPEPEPVSAEPVQEEAPKPKRRGWWSR
- a CDS encoding HpcH/HpaI aldolase family protein, yielding MMTGRNRLKARLKAGETVTAAWFELGSPEVAELLVYSGWDVLVIDCEHGSAGLEAGLNLLRAVEGAGGEAVIRVPDSSEATLKRALDRGARSIMVPMVHTAKMAREIASFCLYAPRGRRGYAAPIVRATNWGNLPGYAATAHEELLIMAQVEHVETVAEVEEIAGIEGIDMAFVGPNDFAASMNHLEDMDHPDVRAKIEEVERSATASGLMLGTITGVAGPGRSYSELRDAGYGFIVGPNDVGLLAGAARAAKAQAAKELGEETGEAAPLPSY
- a CDS encoding NAD(P)-dependent oxidoreductase, which encodes MAKCAFLGLGVMGYPMAGHMTKAGHEVTVYNRTAAKAEKWVAEFGGASAATPREAAEGADFIMACVGNDDDLRAVCTGEEGAFAGMKPGAIFVDHTTVSSMVTTELSAIAAEKGLGFIDAPVSGGQAGAENGQLVVMCGGEQANYDAAAPVIDAYAKLCKRLGESGAGQLCKMVNQICIAGLVQGLSEGLAFAEKAGIDGREVVEVIGGGAAGSWQMVNRFETMLDDKFDHGFAVDWMRKDLGICLATGDEIGASLPVTALVDQFYKDVQAMGGGRWDTSALIKRLKAFD
- a CDS encoding penicillin acylase family protein, whose product is MALIFRWLLRLVSTAILLAVIAVALVYYLASRSLPEYDKTLAVSGTTGDVEIVRDNAGVPHIFAPVDRDVYFGLGYAHAQDRLWQMMMLRRTAQGRLSELFGRRTVETDTLMRRLDLYTHAMRSVEAQDPETRDALEAYAAGVNARVQEINSESLGRGAPEFFLFNAPIAPWQPADSLAVIKLMALQLSGQFRDEILRARTSLALPDPEMIRDILPDIPGPGIAELPAYAALFPGKGLPQYASASRPRPAMMPVAEPGLAGASNAWAAAPDRSAGGGTLLANDPHLGFTAPSTWYLARMQLSSGDVIGATIPGVPAIMLGRSEHVAWGLTSSYLDDQDLHIEELDPENPERYRTPRGFKTFSTRRSIVNIKDEAPVTLTLRWTDNGPVLPRTAFDLDQITPRGDVVSLSWTALSDDDSSMSAAMGLMRAQDVDEALTASEDFVAPSQMLTLIDDEHIAMKLIGAMPKRDATHQTEGRMPSPGWIEANRWQGMFPPSENPVFKDPKGGILGNTNNKIIDRPFPEHVTFDWGDSQRVMRWQALMQGREVHTRDSFIEAQLDTVSPAARTLLPLIGRDLWFTGEAAPEGTPLRQRERALDLLANWNGEMNEHLPEPLIYAAWLRALQDRLIRDEIGPLADEYTHVDPLFIERVFRDIDGAGKWCDVLRSAPVETCTDIARMALDDALVWIGERYGTQLESLRWGDAHQATHKHSVLGDVPLLNYFVNIRQTTSGGDFTLQRGVTAGDGPDPFANVHGATYRGVYDFADPDSSVFIIATGESGHLLSRHYDDMGTLWRRGEYIPMSLDEDLARAASVGITHLVKP